The Salmonella enterica subsp. houtenae serovar Houten genome has a segment encoding these proteins:
- the pheT gene encoding phenylalanyl-tRNA synthetase subunit beta codes for MKFSELWLREWINPAIDSDALTNQITMAGLEVDGVEPVAGSFNGVVVGEVVECAQHPNADKLRVTKVNVGGERLLDIVCGAPNCRQGLKVAVATIGAILPGDFKIKAAKLRGEPSEGMLCSFSELGISDDHSGIIELPADAPPGTDIREYLKLDDNTIEISVTPNRADCLGIIGVARDVAVLNKAPLQEPEITSVAATISDTLPITVEAADACPRYLGRVVKGINVNAPTPLWMKEKLRRCGIRSIDAVVDVTNYVLLELGQPMHAFDKDRIDGGIVVRMAKEGETLVLLDGSEAKLNTDTLVIADHNNALAMGGIFGGEHSGVNGETQNVLLECAYFNPLSITGRARRHGLHTDASHRYERGVDPALQYKAMERATRLLLDICGGEAGPVIDVSNEATLPKRATITLRRSKLDRLIGHHIADEQVSDILRRLGCEVTEGQNEWKAVAPSWRFDMEIEEDLVEEVARVYGYNNIPDEPIQAGLIMGTHREADLSLKRVKTMLNDKGYQEVITYSFVDPKVQQLIHPGAEALLLPNPISVEMSAMRLSLWSGLLATVVYNQNRQQNRVRIFETGLRFVPDTQANLGIRQDLMLAGVICGNRYDEHWNLAKETVDFYDLKGDLEAVLDLTGKLGDIQFKAEINPALHPGQSAAIYLKDERIGFIGVVHPELERKLDLNGRTLVFELEWNKLANRIVPQAREISRFPANRRDIAVVVAENVPAADILSECKKVGVNQVVGVNLFDVYRGKGVAEGYKSLAISLILQDTNRTLEEEEIAATVAKCVEALKERFQASLRD; via the coding sequence ATGAAATTCAGCGAACTGTGGTTACGCGAGTGGATTAACCCGGCAATTGATAGCGATGCGCTGACCAACCAGATTACGATGGCTGGCCTGGAAGTAGACGGCGTTGAGCCGGTTGCGGGAAGCTTTAATGGCGTTGTGGTAGGGGAAGTGGTTGAGTGCGCCCAGCACCCGAACGCTGACAAATTGCGTGTAACGAAAGTCAACGTCGGCGGAGAACGCCTGTTGGATATCGTCTGCGGCGCGCCAAACTGTCGTCAAGGGCTGAAAGTCGCGGTGGCCACCATTGGCGCCATCCTGCCGGGCGATTTCAAAATTAAAGCGGCAAAACTGCGTGGCGAACCGTCTGAAGGGATGCTGTGTTCCTTCTCCGAACTGGGGATTTCCGACGATCACAGCGGCATTATCGAACTGCCGGCGGATGCGCCGCCAGGTACCGATATTCGCGAATACCTGAAGCTTGACGACAATACCATCGAAATTAGCGTCACGCCGAACCGTGCGGATTGCTTAGGCATCATCGGCGTTGCGCGCGATGTGGCTGTACTGAACAAAGCGCCGCTCCAGGAGCCTGAAATAACGTCGGTTGCGGCAACCATCAGCGACACGCTGCCGATTACGGTAGAGGCCGCTGATGCGTGTCCACGCTATCTTGGCCGGGTGGTAAAAGGCATCAATGTTAACGCGCCGACGCCGCTGTGGATGAAAGAGAAACTGCGTCGCTGCGGTATTCGCTCCATCGATGCGGTGGTTGACGTCACGAACTATGTGCTGCTCGAACTGGGTCAGCCAATGCATGCTTTCGATAAAGATCGCATTGATGGCGGTATTGTCGTGCGGATGGCAAAAGAGGGTGAAACCCTGGTTCTGCTGGACGGTTCCGAGGCTAAGCTGAATACGGATACGCTGGTTATCGCCGACCACAATAACGCGCTGGCAATGGGCGGTATTTTTGGCGGTGAGCACTCCGGCGTAAATGGCGAGACGCAAAACGTGCTGCTGGAGTGCGCGTACTTTAACCCGTTGTCTATCACCGGTCGCGCTCGCCGCCACGGTCTGCATACCGATGCGTCTCATCGCTACGAGCGCGGGGTGGACCCGGCGTTGCAATATAAAGCGATGGAGCGCGCCACTCGTCTGCTTCTTGATATCTGCGGCGGTGAAGCGGGTCCGGTAATTGATGTGAGCAACGAAGCAACGTTGCCGAAACGCGCCACCATTACGCTGCGTCGCAGTAAACTGGATCGCCTGATCGGGCATCATATTGCGGATGAGCAGGTCAGTGATATTCTGCGTCGTCTGGGCTGTGAAGTGACCGAAGGGCAGAACGAGTGGAAAGCCGTGGCGCCGAGTTGGCGTTTCGATATGGAGATTGAAGAAGATCTGGTGGAAGAGGTTGCCCGCGTTTACGGCTATAACAATATTCCGGACGAGCCAATCCAGGCCGGTTTAATCATGGGGACGCACCGTGAAGCCGATCTGTCGTTGAAGCGGGTTAAAACGATGCTGAACGACAAAGGCTATCAGGAAGTGATTACCTATAGCTTTGTCGATCCTAAAGTGCAACAGCTCATCCATCCAGGCGCAGAAGCACTGCTGCTGCCAAACCCTATCTCCGTTGAGATGTCGGCGATGCGTCTGTCTCTGTGGAGCGGATTGCTGGCGACGGTGGTCTACAACCAAAACCGTCAGCAGAATCGCGTGCGTATTTTCGAAACTGGTTTACGTTTCGTTCCGGATACACAAGCCAATCTGGGTATTCGACAGGATCTGATGCTGGCTGGCGTGATTTGCGGCAACCGCTATGATGAGCACTGGAACCTGGCAAAAGAGACCGTTGATTTCTATGATTTGAAAGGCGATCTGGAAGCGGTATTGGATTTAACCGGCAAACTGGGTGATATCCAGTTTAAGGCGGAGATAAATCCGGCTCTGCATCCGGGACAGTCTGCAGCGATTTATCTGAAAGATGAACGTATTGGTTTTATTGGGGTTGTTCACCCTGAACTGGAACGTAAACTGGATCTGAATGGCCGTACGCTGGTGTTTGAACTGGAATGGAATAAGCTGGCAAACCGTATCGTGCCTCAGGCGCGGGAGATTTCACGCTTCCCGGCCAACCGTCGCGACATTGCGGTTGTTGTTGCAGAAAACGTTCCCGCAGCGGATATTTTATCCGAATGTAAGAAAGTTGGCGTAAATCAGGTAGTTGGCGTAAACTTATTTGACGTGTACCGCGGTAAGGGTGTTGCTGAGGGTTATAAGAGCCTCGCTATCAGCCTGATCCTTCAGGATACCAACCGTACACTCGAAGAAGAGGAGATTGCCGCTACCGTCGCCAAATGTGTAGAGGCATTAAAAGAGCGATTCCAGGCATCATTGAGGGATTGA
- the pheS gene encoding phenylalanyl-tRNA synthetase subunit alpha, protein MSHLAELVANAAAAINQASDVAALDNVRVEYLGKKGHLTLQMTTLRDLPPEERPAAGAVINAAKEQVQQALNARKAELESAALNARLAAETIDISLPGRRIENGGLHPVTRTIDRIESFFGELGFTVATGPEIEDDYHNFDALNIPGHHPARADHDTFWFDATRLLRTQTSGVQIRTMKAQQPPIRIIAPGRVYRNDYDQTHTPMFHQMEGLIVDTNISFTNLKGTLHDFLRNFFEEDLQIRFRPSYFPFTEPSAEVDVMGKNGKWLEVLGCGMVHPNVLRNVGIDPEIYSGFAFGMGMERLTMLRYGVTDLRSFFENDLRFLKQFK, encoded by the coding sequence ATGTCACATCTCGCAGAGCTGGTTGCCAATGCAGCGGCCGCCATTAACCAGGCGTCAGATGTTGCCGCGTTAGACAATGTACGCGTCGAATATTTGGGCAAGAAAGGGCATTTAACCCTTCAGATGACGACCCTACGCGATCTGCCGCCGGAAGAACGTCCGGCAGCCGGGGCAGTCATTAACGCCGCGAAAGAGCAGGTACAACAGGCTCTTAACGCGCGTAAAGCCGAGCTGGAAAGCGCAGCGCTTAATGCCCGTCTGGCCGCTGAAACCATCGATATCTCCCTGCCGGGGCGCCGTATTGAGAACGGCGGTCTGCATCCGGTCACGCGTACCATTGACCGTATTGAAAGTTTCTTCGGCGAGCTTGGTTTTACCGTGGCGACTGGCCCGGAAATCGAAGATGACTACCATAACTTCGATGCGTTAAACATTCCGGGTCATCATCCGGCCCGCGCCGATCATGATACCTTCTGGTTTGACGCGACCCGTCTGCTGCGGACCCAGACATCTGGCGTACAGATCCGGACGATGAAAGCGCAGCAACCGCCGATCCGTATTATTGCTCCGGGCCGCGTATACCGTAATGACTACGACCAGACGCATACTCCGATGTTCCATCAGATGGAAGGTCTGATTGTTGATACCAACATCAGCTTCACCAACCTCAAAGGTACGCTGCACGACTTCCTGCGTAATTTCTTTGAGGAGGATCTGCAGATTCGCTTCCGTCCTTCTTATTTTCCGTTTACCGAACCTTCTGCGGAAGTGGATGTGATGGGTAAAAACGGCAAATGGCTGGAAGTGCTGGGCTGCGGGATGGTGCATCCGAATGTGCTGCGTAATGTCGGTATCGATCCGGAAATCTATTCTGGCTTCGCTTTTGGTATGGGGATGGAACGTCTGACCATGTTGCGTTACGGCGTCACCGACCTGCGTTCATTCTTCGAAAACGATCTGCGTTTCCTCAAACAGTTTAAATAA
- the rplT gene encoding 50S ribosomal subunit protein L20 produces the protein MARVKRGVIARARHKKILKQAKGYYGARSRVYRVAFQAVIKAGQYAYRDRRQRKRQFRQLWIARINAAARQNGISYSKFINGLKKASVEIDRKILADIAVFDKVAFTALVEKAKAALA, from the coding sequence ATGGCTCGCGTAAAACGTGGTGTAATTGCACGCGCACGTCACAAGAAAATTTTGAAACAAGCCAAAGGCTACTACGGTGCGCGTTCTCGCGTATACCGCGTTGCCTTCCAGGCGGTTATCAAAGCTGGTCAGTATGCTTACCGTGACCGCCGTCAACGTAAGCGTCAGTTCCGTCAACTGTGGATTGCGCGTATCAACGCAGCAGCACGTCAGAACGGTATTTCTTACAGCAAATTCATCAACGGCCTGAAAAAAGCCTCTGTTGAAATCGACCGTAAGATCCTGGCTGATATCGCCGTATTCGACAAAGTCGCGTTCACCGCGCTGGTTGAAAAAGCGAAAGCAGCTCTGGCATAA
- the rpmI gene encoding 50S ribosomal subunit protein L35, whose translation MPKIKTVRGAAKRFKKTGKGGFKHKHANLRHILTKKATKRKRHLRPKAMVSKGDLGLVIACLPYA comes from the coding sequence ATGCCAAAAATTAAGACCGTACGCGGTGCTGCTAAGCGCTTCAAAAAAACCGGTAAAGGTGGTTTTAAGCACAAGCACGCTAACCTGCGTCACATTCTGACCAAAAAAGCGACTAAACGTAAACGTCACCTGCGTCCGAAAGCCATGGTTTCTAAAGGCGATCTGGGCCTGGTTATCGCGTGCCTGCCGTACGCATAA
- the infC gene encoding translation initiation factor IF-3, which yields MSLREALEKAEEAGVDLVEISPNAEPPVCRIMDYGKFLYEKSKSSKEQKKKQKVIQVKEIKFRPGTDEGDYQVKLRSLIRFLEEGDKAKITLRFRGREMAHQQIGMEVLNRVKDDLQELAVVESFPTKIEGRQMIMVLAPKKKQ from the coding sequence GTGAGTCTGAGAGAAGCTCTGGAAAAAGCTGAAGAAGCCGGAGTAGACTTAGTCGAAATCAGCCCTAACGCCGAGCCGCCGGTTTGTCGTATAATGGATTACGGCAAATTCCTCTATGAAAAGAGTAAGTCTTCTAAGGAACAGAAGAAAAAGCAAAAAGTTATCCAGGTGAAGGAAATTAAATTCCGTCCTGGGACAGATGAAGGTGACTATCAGGTAAAACTCCGCAGCCTGATTCGCTTTCTCGAAGAGGGCGATAAGGCCAAAATCACGCTGCGTTTCCGCGGTCGTGAGATGGCCCACCAGCAAATCGGTATGGAAGTGCTTAATCGCGTGAAAGACGATTTGCAAGAACTGGCAGTGGTCGAATCCTTCCCAACGAAGATCGAAGGCCGTCAGATGATCATGGTGCTTGCTCCTAAGAAGAAACAGTAA
- the thrS gene encoding threonyl-tRNA synthetase produces the protein MPVITLPDGSQRHYDHPVSPMDIALDIGPGLAKATIAGRVNGELVDASDLIENDASLSIITAKDEEGLEIIRHSCAHLLGHAIKQLWPHTKMAIGPVVDNGFYYDVDLDRTLTQEDVEALEKRMHELAEKNYDVIKKKVSWHDARETFVKRGETYKVAILDENIAHDDKPGLYHHEEYVDMCRGPHVPNMRFCHHFKLMKTAGAYWRGDSNNKMLQRIYGTAWADKKALNAYLQRLEEAAKRDHRKIGKQLDLYHMQEEAPGMVFWHNDGWTIFRELEVFVRSKLKEYQYQEVKGPFMMDRVLWEKTGHWDNYKDAMFTTSSENREYCIKPMNCPGHVQIFNQGLKSYRDLPLRMAEFGSCHRNEPSGALHGLMRVRGFTQDDAHIFCTEEQIRDEVNACIRMVYDMYSTFGFEKIVVKLSTRPDKRIGSDEMWDRAEADLAVALEENNIPFEYQLGEGAFYGPKIEFTLYDCLDRAWQCGTVQLDFSLPSRLSASYVGEDNERKVPVMIHRAILGSMERFIGILTEEFAGFFPTWLAPVQVVVMNITDAQSEYVNELTQKLQNAGIRVKADLRNEKIGFKIREHTLRRVPYMLVCGDKEVEAGKVAVRTRRGKDLGSLDVNDVIEKLQQEIRSRSLQQLEE, from the coding sequence ATGCCTGTTATTACTCTTCCTGATGGCAGCCAACGCCATTATGACCACCCTGTAAGCCCGATGGATATTGCGCTGGACATTGGTCCTGGCCTGGCGAAAGCCACCATCGCGGGCCGTGTGAACGGCGAGCTGGTTGATGCTTCCGATCTGATTGAAAATGATGCGTCGCTTTCCATCATCACCGCAAAAGATGAAGAGGGTCTTGAGATCATTCGTCACTCTTGCGCGCATCTGTTAGGTCACGCTATCAAGCAACTTTGGCCGCACACGAAAATGGCGATCGGCCCGGTTGTCGACAACGGTTTTTACTACGACGTTGATCTTGACCGCACGCTAACCCAGGAAGATGTCGAAGCGCTCGAAAAGCGAATGCATGAGCTCGCCGAGAAAAATTACGACGTTATCAAGAAAAAGGTGAGCTGGCATGACGCGCGCGAAACCTTCGTGAAGCGCGGCGAGACTTACAAAGTAGCTATTCTTGATGAAAATATCGCCCATGATGATAAGCCTGGCTTGTACCATCATGAAGAATATGTCGACATGTGTCGTGGTCCGCACGTGCCGAATATGCGTTTCTGCCATCACTTTAAACTGATGAAAACCGCCGGCGCATACTGGCGCGGTGACAGCAATAATAAGATGCTGCAGCGTATTTACGGTACGGCATGGGCGGATAAAAAAGCCCTGAACGCTTATCTGCAGCGCCTGGAAGAGGCCGCAAAACGCGACCACCGTAAAATTGGTAAGCAGCTCGACCTGTATCATATGCAGGAAGAAGCGCCGGGCATGGTGTTCTGGCATAACGACGGCTGGACTATCTTCCGCGAGCTGGAGGTCTTTGTTCGTTCTAAACTCAAAGAGTACCAGTATCAGGAAGTGAAAGGCCCGTTCATGATGGACCGTGTGCTGTGGGAGAAAACCGGGCACTGGGACAACTATAAAGATGCGATGTTCACCACGTCCTCAGAAAACCGCGAATATTGCATCAAGCCGATGAACTGCCCAGGCCACGTTCAGATCTTTAACCAGGGTCTGAAATCCTATCGTGATTTGCCGTTGCGTATGGCGGAGTTCGGTAGCTGCCACCGTAACGAGCCATCAGGCGCGCTGCATGGTCTGATGCGCGTACGCGGCTTTACGCAGGATGACGCGCATATCTTCTGTACAGAAGAGCAGATCCGCGATGAAGTTAACGCTTGTATTCGTATGGTCTACGATATGTACAGTACTTTTGGCTTCGAGAAGATCGTCGTCAAGCTTTCCACTCGTCCTGATAAACGTATTGGCAGCGATGAGATGTGGGATCGTGCTGAGGCGGATCTGGCGGTTGCGCTGGAAGAAAATAATATCCCGTTTGAGTATCAACTGGGTGAAGGCGCATTCTACGGTCCGAAAATTGAATTTACCTTATATGACTGCCTCGATCGTGCATGGCAGTGCGGTACAGTACAGCTGGACTTCTCCTTACCGTCTCGTCTGAGCGCTTCCTATGTAGGCGAGGACAACGAGCGTAAGGTGCCGGTAATGATTCACCGTGCGATTCTTGGGTCGATGGAACGCTTCATCGGTATCCTGACCGAAGAGTTCGCTGGTTTCTTCCCGACCTGGCTTGCGCCGGTTCAGGTAGTAGTGATGAATATTACCGATGCGCAGTCTGAATACGTTAACGAATTGACGCAGAAACTACAAAATGCGGGCATTCGTGTAAAAGCAGACTTGAGAAATGAGAAGATTGGCTTTAAAATCCGCGAGCACACTTTACGTCGTGTCCCTTATATGTTGGTCTGTGGTGATAAAGAGGTGGAAGCAGGCAAAGTTGCCGTTCGCACCCGCCGCGGTAAAGACTTGGGCAGTCTGGACGTAAATGACGTGATTGAGAAGCTGCAACAAGAGATTCGCAGCCGCAGTCTTCAACAACTGGAGGAATAA
- the nucA gene encoding DNA/RNA non-specific endonuclease: MYKTINLLKLLPVVLLSACTTSYHPQDTTSASELPHRDILAQQPDNCSVGCPQGGGQQTLYRHVYTLNNNSATKFANWVAYSVTKTSQASGRSRNWAQDPDLPPSDTLAPSAYKNAHALLKVDRGHQAPLAGLGGISDWPSLNYLSNITPQKSALNQGAWASLENRVRELAKQADVSVVHVVTGPLFERHIATLPEDATVEIPSGYWKVLFTGAAPSKSEGNYAAFIMDQNTPRSANFCDYQVTVDAIEHKTKPVLTLWPALPEAAASEVKTTKGSLAQKLGCR, encoded by the coding sequence GTGTATAAAACCATTAACCTGTTAAAATTACTGCCCGTAGTATTATTAAGCGCATGTACTACATCGTATCATCCCCAGGATACAACATCGGCGTCCGAGTTACCCCATCGTGACATACTCGCTCAGCAACCTGATAACTGTAGCGTTGGCTGTCCTCAAGGAGGCGGTCAACAAACACTCTATCGCCATGTCTATACGCTCAATAATAATAGCGCCACGAAATTTGCCAACTGGGTTGCCTATAGCGTGACAAAAACCAGCCAGGCAAGCGGTCGCTCGCGAAACTGGGCGCAAGATCCCGATTTACCGCCCTCGGATACGTTGGCCCCTTCCGCCTATAAAAATGCCCATGCGCTATTAAAAGTCGATAGGGGACATCAGGCGCCGTTGGCGGGATTGGGCGGCATATCTGACTGGCCGTCGTTAAATTATTTATCGAATATTACGCCGCAGAAGTCAGCCCTGAATCAGGGAGCATGGGCTTCACTGGAAAACCGGGTGCGCGAACTTGCCAAACAGGCTGATGTATCCGTAGTACACGTAGTGACCGGCCCCCTTTTTGAGCGGCATATCGCCACATTGCCAGAAGATGCTACGGTAGAAATTCCCAGCGGGTACTGGAAGGTTTTATTCACCGGAGCGGCGCCGTCAAAAAGTGAAGGAAATTACGCCGCGTTTATCATGGATCAGAATACGCCCCGTTCGGCGAATTTTTGCGACTATCAGGTTACCGTGGATGCTATCGAACATAAAACGAAGCCAGTGCTGACACTGTGGCCTGCCTTGCCTGAAGCGGCAGCCAGCGAGGTGAAAACAACAAAGGGGAGTCTGGCGCAGAAGTTAGGTTGTCGATGA
- a CDS encoding DNA/RNA non-specific endonuclease, with protein sequence MTLKNLRQTLVDTQFLIRSLSANNSWPHNYAYNMTLICINMNIMLCPFGLIFFDGFNVYLLLIFVMVALSLMMSSFNVCLINISQCSPPVLLGGYY encoded by the coding sequence ATGACCCTGAAAAATCTGCGCCAGACGTTAGTGGATACCCAGTTTCTTATTCGCTCTCTGAGTGCGAACAATTCTTGGCCTCATAATTATGCATATAATATGACGCTCATATGTATCAACATGAATATCATGCTGTGTCCTTTTGGGCTCATTTTTTTTGATGGTTTTAATGTTTACCTGTTATTAATTTTTGTTATGGTAGCGTTGTCCTTAATGATGAGTTCATTTAACGTCTGCCTGATTAATATCAGTCAATGCTCACCACCTGTATTATTAGGGGGCTATTATTAA
- a CDS encoding outer membrane protein — protein sequence MNKYSYCATALAAILSTITMANASSLAISVANDDAGIFQPSLNSLYGRKAAERGDYTAGLFLGYSHDLTDASQLSFHIAQDIYSPSGANKRKPEAVKGDRAFSAFLHTGLEWNSLATNWLRYRVGTDIGVIGPDAGGQEVQNRAHRIIGAEKYPAWQDQIENRYGYTAKGMVSLTPSIDILGVNVGLYPEVSAVGGNLFQYLGYGATVALGNDKTFNSDNGFGLLSRRGLMHSQKEGLIYKVFAGVERREVDRNYTLQGKTLQTKMETVDINKTVDEYRVGATIGYSPVAFSLSLNKVTSEFRTGDDYSYINGDITFFF from the coding sequence ATGAACAAATACAGCTATTGCGCAACGGCACTTGCCGCCATACTCAGTACGATCACAATGGCTAATGCCAGTAGCCTTGCTATTTCAGTAGCGAATGATGATGCAGGCATATTTCAACCATCATTAAACTCCCTTTATGGGCGTAAGGCTGCAGAGCGGGGTGATTATACTGCAGGGCTATTTTTAGGCTACAGCCACGATCTCACAGACGCCAGCCAGCTCTCTTTTCATATCGCACAAGATATTTATTCTCCATCAGGCGCTAACAAGAGAAAGCCTGAAGCCGTTAAAGGCGACCGCGCGTTCAGCGCATTTCTTCATACCGGACTGGAGTGGAATTCATTAGCCACGAATTGGTTACGTTATCGTGTTGGTACCGATATCGGCGTTATTGGTCCTGACGCAGGCGGTCAGGAGGTTCAGAATCGGGCGCATCGAATAATAGGCGCAGAAAAATACCCAGCCTGGCAGGATCAAATTGAAAACCGTTATGGTTATACGGCAAAAGGAATGGTGTCCCTTACACCAAGTATTGATATTCTAGGCGTCAATGTGGGCCTCTATCCAGAAGTCTCTGCTGTCGGCGGTAATCTCTTCCAGTATTTGGGGTACGGCGCAACCGTTGCGCTGGGGAATGATAAGACCTTCAACTCTGATAATGGGTTTGGGTTACTGTCCCGCCGAGGGTTAATGCATAGTCAAAAAGAGGGATTGATATATAAGGTATTTGCTGGCGTTGAGCGCAGGGAAGTTGATAGAAACTACACGTTACAGGGGAAAACGCTGCAAACCAAAATGGAAACGGTGGATATTAATAAAACCGTGGATGAATATCGTGTCGGTGCTACCATCGGCTATTCTCCCGTCGCATTTTCTCTTTCTTTAAACAAAGTCACGTCGGAATTTCGCACCGGAGATGACTATTCTTATATCAACGGCGACATCACCTTCTTCTTCTGA
- a CDS encoding outer membrane protein: MKLLKTVPAVVMLAGGVLASLYAAADDSVFTVMDDPSTAKKPFEGNLNAGYLAQSGNTKSSSLTADTAMTWYGQRTAWSLWGNASNTSSNDERSSEKYAVGARNRFNMTDYDYAFGQASWLTDRFNGYRQRDVLTAGYGRQFLNGPVHSFRFEFGPGVRYDEHTDDTTETQPLGYASGSYAWQLTDNAKFTQGVSVFGAEDTTLNSETALNVAINEHFGLKVGYNLTWNSQPPESAPEHTDRRTTVTLGYKM, encoded by the coding sequence ATGAAGCTTTTGAAGACAGTACCCGCTGTAGTTATGCTGGCGGGTGGCGTGTTGGCGTCTCTGTATGCCGCCGCCGATGATTCCGTTTTTACTGTCATGGATGATCCCTCCACCGCGAAGAAACCTTTTGAAGGGAATCTGAATGCGGGCTACCTTGCTCAGTCAGGCAATACTAAAAGTTCTTCCTTAACGGCTGACACAGCGATGACCTGGTACGGACAACGTACCGCCTGGTCATTATGGGGCAATGCCAGCAATACCTCCTCTAATGATGAACGCTCTTCAGAAAAATATGCGGTAGGCGCGCGTAACCGTTTTAATATGACGGATTATGATTATGCCTTTGGCCAGGCCAGTTGGCTGACAGACCGTTTCAACGGTTATCGTCAGCGCGACGTACTGACCGCCGGTTACGGGCGGCAGTTCCTTAATGGTCCAGTGCACAGCTTCCGTTTTGAATTCGGTCCAGGGGTTCGCTATGACGAACATACGGACGATACCACTGAAACGCAGCCGCTGGGCTATGCTTCCGGCAGCTATGCCTGGCAGTTAACTGACAATGCTAAGTTTACGCAGGGGGTGTCAGTATTTGGCGCAGAAGACACCACACTAAATTCGGAAACAGCCCTCAATGTCGCCATTAACGAACATTTTGGTCTAAAGGTGGGGTATAATTTGACGTGGAACTCGCAGCCGCCTGAATCAGCGCCTGAACATACCGATCGTCGCACTACGGTAACGCTGGGCTATAAGATGTAA
- the pfkB gene encoding 6-phosphofructokinase 2 has translation MVRIYTLTLAPSLDSATITPQIYPEGKLRCSAPVFEPGGGGINVARAIAHLGGAATAIFPAGGATGEHLVALLADENVPVSTVDAKDWTRQNLHVHVESSGEQYRFVMPGATLDDDEFRQLEEQVLEIESGAILVISGSLPPGVKVEKLRQLISAAQKQGIRCIIDSSGDALTAALALGDIELVKPNLKELSALVNRDLTQPDDVRKAAQELVQNGKARRVVVSLGPQGALGVDSENCIQVVPPPVKSQSTVGAGDSMVGAMTLKLAQDASLEEMVRFGVAAGSAATLNQGTRLCSRDDTQKIYAYLSAQ, from the coding sequence ATGGTACGTATCTATACGTTGACGCTTGCGCCCTCTCTCGATAGCGCAACAATCACGCCGCAAATTTATCCCGAAGGTAAACTGCGGTGCTCCGCGCCGGTATTCGAACCCGGCGGCGGCGGTATTAATGTCGCTCGCGCCATTGCGCATCTTGGCGGCGCCGCGACCGCAATTTTCCCGGCTGGCGGCGCTACCGGTGAACATCTGGTCGCACTACTGGCTGACGAAAATGTCCCCGTTTCTACCGTCGATGCGAAAGACTGGACGCGTCAGAACCTGCACGTCCACGTCGAGTCCAGCGGCGAACAGTATCGTTTTGTTATGCCCGGCGCCACGCTGGACGATGACGAATTTCGCCAGCTTGAAGAACAGGTGCTGGAAATTGAATCCGGGGCAATCCTGGTTATCAGCGGCAGCCTTCCGCCCGGCGTTAAGGTCGAGAAACTCAGGCAACTGATTTCCGCCGCGCAGAAGCAAGGCATTCGCTGCATTATTGATAGCTCTGGCGACGCGCTCACCGCCGCGCTGGCGCTTGGCGATATCGAACTGGTAAAACCTAACCTGAAAGAATTGAGCGCGTTGGTCAATCGCGATCTGACGCAGCCTGATGATGTGCGTAAAGCGGCCCAGGAATTAGTGCAAAATGGCAAAGCGCGCCGGGTGGTTGTCTCTCTGGGGCCGCAAGGGGCGTTGGGCGTAGACAGCGAGAATTGCATTCAGGTAGTTCCTCCCCCAGTGAAAAGTCAAAGTACCGTCGGCGCAGGCGACAGTATGGTGGGCGCGATGACGTTAAAACTGGCGCAAGACGCATCGCTGGAAGAGATGGTGCGCTTCGGTGTGGCGGCAGGCAGCGCCGCTACGCTCAATCAAGGTACGCGTCTGTGTTCTCGTGACGATACCCAAAAAATATACGCCTATCTTTCCGCGCAATAA
- the SBOV13211 gene encoding putative cytoplasmic protein: MASGDITRYVITVTFHEDSLTEINELNNHLTRSGFLLTLADDEGNVHELGTNTYGFISAQSADEIKALVAGLAKSALDKDVDITVATWEEWSKNAQ; this comes from the coding sequence ATGGCCAGTGGCGATATTACCCGTTATGTTATTACCGTAACCTTCCATGAAGATTCCCTGACCGAGATTAACGAACTCAATAACCACCTGACGCGCAGCGGTTTTTTGCTGACATTAGCGGATGATGAAGGGAATGTGCATGAGCTCGGCACCAATACGTACGGCTTTATTAGCGCTCAGAGCGCTGATGAAATCAAAGCGCTTGTCGCCGGACTTGCGAAAAGCGCTTTAGATAAGGATGTCGACATTACCGTGGCGACCTGGGAGGAGTGGAGTAAAAACGCACAATAA